A single genomic interval of Nitratidesulfovibrio sp. SRB-5 harbors:
- the pstC gene encoding phosphate ABC transporter permease subunit PstC, which translates to MTMGSALQMALMAILPLSVLAYMAARRRAGADNARGTEFHSPLVYYGWYSCLWVALPSMGLFVLAGLLHLLHIATVPGPVLAGGGVALAAFGLVWSQRAIGRDFRAIQRVEGVVRWALIGASCISILITIGIVVSVVFEAMQFFRLVNLWDFLTGTKWSPETAFLISSGRADGNVATPEFGSLPLFAGTFYITAVAMLVAVPMGLFAAVYMAEYASKRVRRIAKPALEILAGIPTVVYGFFAAITVSPFIVHLAELVGLEAEYTNALAPGLVMGVMIIPLVSSLSDDVINAVPQAMREGSYALGATTSETIRKVVLPAALPGVVSAVLLAVSRAVGETMIVVMAAGLMPNLTWNPLKSMTTVTVSIVDSLTGDQAFDSPQTLSAFGLGLVLLVLTLVLNVVSLVVIRKFREQYE; encoded by the coding sequence ATGACCATGGGAAGCGCGTTGCAGATGGCCCTGATGGCCATATTGCCGCTTTCGGTGCTGGCGTACATGGCAGCCCGCCGCAGGGCGGGGGCCGACAATGCGCGGGGCACGGAATTCCATTCGCCGCTCGTGTACTACGGGTGGTATTCGTGCCTGTGGGTGGCCCTGCCGTCCATGGGGCTGTTCGTGCTGGCGGGGCTGCTGCACCTGCTGCACATCGCCACCGTGCCCGGCCCTGTGCTGGCGGGCGGGGGCGTGGCGCTGGCCGCGTTCGGCCTAGTGTGGTCGCAACGGGCCATCGGGCGCGACTTCCGCGCCATCCAACGGGTGGAAGGCGTGGTGCGCTGGGCGCTCATCGGGGCCTCGTGCATTTCCATCCTCATCACCATCGGCATCGTGGTCTCGGTGGTGTTCGAGGCCATGCAGTTCTTCCGGCTGGTGAACCTGTGGGACTTCCTGACCGGCACCAAGTGGAGCCCGGAAACGGCCTTCCTGATTTCCTCGGGCCGGGCCGACGGCAACGTGGCCACGCCGGAATTCGGTTCGCTGCCGCTGTTCGCGGGCACCTTCTACATCACCGCAGTGGCCATGTTGGTGGCCGTGCCCATGGGGCTGTTCGCGGCGGTGTACATGGCCGAATACGCCAGCAAGCGGGTGCGCCGCATCGCCAAGCCCGCGCTGGAAATCCTGGCGGGCATCCCCACCGTGGTCTACGGGTTCTTCGCGGCCATCACGGTCAGCCCGTTCATCGTGCACCTGGCGGAACTGGTGGGGCTGGAGGCGGAATACACCAACGCCCTCGCTCCCGGTCTGGTGATGGGGGTGATGATCATTCCCCTTGTGTCCTCGCTGTCGGACGACGTGATCAACGCCGTGCCGCAGGCCATGCGCGAAGGTTCGTACGCGCTGGGCGCCACCACGTCCGAGACCATCCGCAAGGTGGTGCTGCCCGCCGCCCTGCCGGGCGTGGTTTCCGCCGTGCTGCTGGCCGTGTCGCGCGCGGTGGGCGAAACCATGATCGTGGTCATGGCCGCCGGGCTCATGCCCAACCTGACGTGGAACCCGCTGAAGAGCATGACCACGGTTACCGTGAGCATCGTGGATTCTCTGACCGGCGACCAGGCCTTCGACAGCCCGCAGACCCTTTCGGCCTTCGGGCTGGGCCTTGTGCTGCTGGTGCTGACGCTGGTGCTCAACGTGGTGTCGCTGGTGGTCATCCGCAAGTTCCGCGAACAGTACGAGTAG
- the pstA gene encoding phosphate ABC transporter permease PstA has translation MASLFGIDEKKLLRKRRAAETRFRLCAISALFLAGAFLVFFLFDIGRKGYPAFQQAELLVAVNYTVEAHDNPYAAMDPDTVQVVSRSFTRLIPSMMAENSRLIGTTQEVWVLASADTDQYLKGRPNRLKPRHQALVDTMRQEGKARLAFNWGFFESGDSKLPELAGIRAAAIGSLYVLLITLAISFPVGVMCAVYLEEFAPDNRLTQIIEVNINNLAAIPSILYGLLGLAIFINFMGVARSSALVGGLTLSLMTLPAIIISTRAAIRSIPPSIREAALALGATPLQVVWHHVLPLSLPGILTGTIIGLARAMGETAPLLIVGMMAYIPEAPENFNSAATVLPAQIFTWASDSQRAFSERTAAGILVLLVLLLGMNATAIWLRNKYERKW, from the coding sequence ATGGCATCATTGTTCGGCATCGACGAAAAGAAGCTGCTGCGCAAGCGGCGCGCGGCGGAAACGCGCTTTCGCCTGTGCGCCATATCCGCGCTGTTTCTGGCCGGGGCGTTTCTGGTGTTCTTTCTGTTCGACATCGGGCGCAAGGGCTACCCCGCCTTCCAGCAGGCGGAACTGCTGGTGGCCGTGAACTACACGGTCGAGGCGCACGACAACCCCTACGCCGCCATGGACCCGGATACGGTGCAGGTCGTCTCGCGCAGCTTCACCCGGCTCATCCCGTCCATGATGGCCGAGAACAGCAGGCTCATCGGCACCACGCAAGAGGTGTGGGTGCTGGCCAGCGCAGACACCGACCAGTACCTGAAGGGGCGCCCCAACCGGCTGAAGCCCAGGCATCAGGCGCTGGTGGACACCATGCGCCAGGAAGGCAAGGCACGGCTGGCCTTCAACTGGGGGTTCTTCGAGTCGGGCGATTCCAAGCTGCCGGAACTGGCGGGCATCCGCGCGGCGGCCATCGGCTCGCTGTACGTGCTGCTGATAACCCTGGCCATCAGCTTTCCCGTGGGGGTGATGTGCGCGGTGTACCTGGAGGAATTTGCGCCGGACAACCGGCTGACCCAGATCATCGAGGTGAACATCAACAACCTGGCGGCCATCCCGTCCATCCTGTACGGGCTGCTGGGGCTGGCCATCTTCATCAACTTCATGGGGGTGGCCCGGTCGTCGGCCCTGGTGGGCGGGCTTACCCTGTCGCTGATGACCCTGCCCGCCATCATCATCAGCACGCGGGCGGCCATCCGGTCCATACCCCCGTCCATCCGCGAGGCGGCGCTGGCCCTTGGGGCAACGCCGTTGCAGGTGGTGTGGCACCACGTGCTGCCGTTGTCGCTGCCGGGCATCCTGACCGGCACCATCATCGGCCTGGCCCGCGCCATGGGCGAAACCGCGCCCCTGCTCATCGTGGGCATGATGGCCTACATCCCGGAAGCGCCGGAAAACTTCAACAGCGCGGCCACGGTGCTGCCCGCCCAGATATTCACCTGGGCGTCGGATTCGCAGCGGGCCTTTTCCGAGCGCACCGCGGCGGGCATTCTGGTGCTGCTGGTGCTGCTGCTGGGCATGAACGCCACGGCCATCTGGCTGCGCAACAAGTATGAGCGCAAGTGGTAG
- a CDS encoding PstS family phosphate ABC transporter substrate-binding protein — protein sequence MKSIKKVALAAALVLSLAGVAEARDQVRIVGSSTVYPFSSAVAEEFGATNKQFKSPVVESTGSGGGHKLFYAGVGPDTPDITNSSRRMKVEELETNIKNGVTEITEAKIGFDGIVIAQNIGNADMDLSLKDLALAVLEEVPVDGKLAPNPYKTWKQLNPALPDRKIVIYGPPATSGTRDAFIEMVVEKFTGKDETFKAVLGKDAAQYKKIRQDGPYVPAGENDNLIVQKLTKDTEAVGIFGYSFLAENKDRIKGCTVVGNAPTFDAISSGKYPISRALFFYVKDAHVGKIPGLKEYVELFMSEKMIGDAGYLKTIGLIPLPAAEREKVRKDVTGFKKLTAEDLK from the coding sequence ATGAAGTCGATCAAGAAAGTGGCGCTGGCCGCCGCGCTCGTGCTGTCGCTGGCCGGTGTGGCCGAAGCCCGCGACCAGGTCCGCATCGTGGGCTCCAGCACCGTGTATCCCTTCTCCAGCGCCGTGGCCGAGGAATTCGGCGCCACCAACAAGCAGTTCAAGTCGCCCGTGGTCGAATCCACCGGTTCCGGCGGCGGGCACAAGCTGTTCTACGCGGGCGTGGGCCCCGATACCCCGGACATCACCAACTCTTCCCGCCGCATGAAGGTCGAGGAACTGGAAACCAACATCAAGAACGGTGTCACCGAGATCACCGAAGCCAAGATCGGCTTCGACGGCATCGTCATCGCCCAGAACATCGGCAACGCCGACATGGACCTTTCGCTGAAGGACCTGGCCCTGGCCGTGCTGGAGGAAGTGCCCGTGGACGGCAAGCTGGCGCCCAACCCCTACAAGACCTGGAAGCAGCTGAACCCGGCCCTGCCCGACCGCAAGATCGTCATCTACGGCCCGCCCGCCACCTCCGGCACCCGCGACGCCTTCATCGAAATGGTGGTAGAAAAGTTCACCGGCAAGGACGAGACCTTCAAGGCCGTGCTGGGCAAGGATGCCGCGCAGTACAAGAAGATCCGCCAGGACGGCCCCTACGTGCCCGCCGGTGAAAACGACAACCTCATCGTGCAGAAGCTGACCAAGGACACCGAGGCCGTGGGCATCTTCGGCTACAGCTTCCTGGCCGAGAACAAGGACCGCATCAAGGGCTGCACCGTGGTCGGCAACGCGCCCACCTTCGATGCCATTTCCTCGGGCAAGTACCCCATCTCCCGCGCGCTGTTCTTCTACGTGAAGGACGCCCACGTGGGTAAGATTCCCGGCCTGAAGGAATACGTGGAACTGTTCATGTCCGAAAAGATGATCGGCGATGCCGGCTACCTGAAGACCATCGGGCTCATTCCGCTGCCCGCCGCCGAACGCGAAAAGGTGCGCAAGGACGTGACCGGCTTCAAGAAGCTGACCGCCGAAGACCTGAAGTAG